In one Gossypium hirsutum isolate 1008001.06 chromosome D09, Gossypium_hirsutum_v2.1, whole genome shotgun sequence genomic region, the following are encoded:
- the LOC107929075 gene encoding LOW QUALITY PROTEIN: protein NETWORKED 1A (The sequence of the model RefSeq protein was modified relative to this genomic sequence to represent the inferred CDS: inserted 1 base in 1 codon), translating into MATSLHSESRRLYSWWWDSHIPKNSKWLQENLTDMDSKVKAMIKLIEEDADSFARRAEMYYKKRPELMKLVEEFYRAYRALAERYDHATVELRHAHKTMSEAFPNQVPFVLADESSLGSSGPEVEPDTPETPHPFRAFFDLDDLQKGSGINKRGLKQLNQMFESGIVSPNANITVKKGNGGEAEENEQSGLSQLSIENENLKNQVLSESERAGKAETEAEFLKKTLAEIQAEKEDVLLHYQQSLKKSSSLERELNEAQMYAGNLDERASKAEIEIKVLKEALSKLEAERDAGLHQYNQCLERISSLENTISQSQEEAKGLNERAFKADIEVRNLKIELSRLEAEKKAGLVRYKQCLDMISSLENKISLAEENAKMLNMQIERAESEVKALKDAIAKLKEEKDTMARLYEQCLVTIAELESEISRAQEDAKRLNNEIVVSGEKLRSVEEQRALLEKSNQSLLVEADNLVQKIAIKDRELSEKQNDLEKLQTSLQDEHLRFVQVEATLQTLQMLNSQSQEEQRVLTSELLNKLQKLNELEASNQKLEVEIDQVQGENRSLNELNSSATVSMKNLEDEILGLKELKEKLESEVAVQMERSNILQQEVDKLKDEIEVLSSAYQALIQQLLSSGLNPECLELSVKELREENSKLKEEFSKQRGEAEVLYKKLRSMDNLLEKNAVLRSSVSELNGKLEGSRELVGELRKSSEFLWGEKSSLAAEKSVLLSQLQKMTENMQTLFEKNRSLESSLSGANIELEGLRSKSKTLEEFCQYLXNEKSVLAGERDSLILKLEDVEKRLCILELRFDKLEEKYSDLEKEKDLTLCQVEELRDSLGAEQQERACYVQSSESRLVDLENHVHLLQEESRFRRKEFEEEIDKAVKTQVEIFIFQKIIKDLEEKNLSLLIECQKHVEASKLSDKLIRELESENLEQQIEGEFLLDEIEKLRSGIYLIFRALEFDPVNKHRDVVESDQVPLSCILDNVEDIKSSLSRNQEEKQRLVVENSVLLTLIGQLKFEGGELESENRALEYKFEIVEKQNAMLQKDKRELQEMNQQLMLEVRDGKIEKEILNAELESERGKLKSMHGACLLLEEENSKQLEENRLLLEKFSDLKEDMRVLEDENSVALQEVVALSSLSLILETFGAEKAVEIKKLEKTLNKKEAEISELSETVEKLRNGLNGVKDLNDQLNYQVVIRSDLLKQKTIELSEADEKLQATHNLNAELYQTLEELKREYEESKQIRENLERQIVELSEDNKEQKMEIEHLREANDNLGSKVVTLHKEIEEKKIYGQNLSLELQEKSNEFELWEAEAASFYFDFQASAVCEVLLENKVHELTEVCETLEEESAVKSAQIGQMKERVEFLESEIGGLKVSMSAYVPVIASLKDSIISLEQTALLQPKLCVPNGDEDKDVEMVDELYVVSSEKLEEGQSAFLTSGISDLQEMCTKVKAVEKALVQEMNRLVKRKSNKNSHEIDASSKAINPSNSEMKKGMQVGEEVARKLKSKKMKPEISELRNGILLKDIPLDHVSDSSLYRGSKSKRETSTADDQMLELWESAEHECGVDSKINDMQERVFVPGEIIACHQSSDLEPENESSLGALVEKELSIDKLEISTSIREPKKRAKNRKVLDRLASDAHKLMALQTSVKQLKKRMEIKKRKKAFDLEYGQVKEQLQEVEDAIKELCNVNGELTKDVEGSSSSLDGTNSKELEGPGKSNLKKVREQATKGSEKIGRLQFEVQSIEYVMLKLEDERKNKGKTRTGVLLRDFIYNGGRRSGRRKKGCFCGCARPSSSID; encoded by the exons ATGGCAACTTCATTACATTCCGAGTCTAGACGCTTGTATTCTTGGTGGTGGGATAGTCATATCCCCAAGAATTCTAAATGGCTTCAAGAAAATCTTACAG ATATGGATTCTAAAGTTAAAGCGATGATCAAACTGATCGAAGAAGATGCGGATTCTTTTGCAAGACGAGCGGAAATGTATTATAAAAAACGGCCGGAGCTCATGAAATTAGTTGAGGAGTTCTATAGAGCTTACCGCGCTTTAGCAGAGAGGTATGATCATGCAACCGTTGAGCTTCGCCATGCCCATAAAACCATGTCGGAAGCCTTTCCCAACCAGGTTCCTTTCGTATTGGCTGATGAATCATCCTTGGGCTCTTCAGGCCCTGAGGTTGAGCCTGACACACCAGAAACCCCGCATCCTTTTCGTGCATTCTTTGATTTGGATGACTTGCAAAAGGGCTCTGGGATAAACAAAAGGGGTTTAAAGCAGTTGAATCAGATGTTTGAATCGGGAATAGTGTCTCCAAATGCCAACATTACTGTGAAGAAGGGGAATGGTGGTGAAGCCGAGGAAAATGAGCAGAGTGGGTTATCTCAGTTATCGATTGAGAATGAAAATTTGAAGAATCAAGTTCTTTCCGAATCTGAGCGTGCAGGTAAAGCTGAAACTGAAGCAGAGTTCTTGAAGAAAACTCTTGCCGAGATTCAAGCCGAAAAGGAAGATGTCCTTCTTCATTACCAACAGAGTTTAAAGAAGTCATCTAGCCTTGAAAGAGAACTTAACGAAGCACAAATGTATGCCGGGAATCTTGATGAACGAGCCAGCAAAGCTGAAATCGAGATCAAAGTTCTGAAAGAAGCATTAAGTAAACTTGAAGCCGAACGAGACGCTGGTCTTCATCAATACAATCAGTGCTTGGAAAGAATATCCAGCTTGGAGAATACCATTTCCCAATCCCAAGAGGAAGCAAAAGGGCTTAACGAGAGGGCTTTCAAAGCAGATATTGAAGTTCGGAATCTTAAGATAGAGCTTTCTAGGTTAGAAGCTGAAAAGAAAGCTGGTCTTGTTCGATACAAGCAGTGTCTTGATATGATATCatcattagaaaataaaatctCACTTGCTGAAGAAAACGCGAAAATGCTCAACATGCAAATCGAAAGAGCTGAAAGTGAAGTTAAAGCGCTAAAAGATGCTATTGCTAAGCTGAAAGAAGAGAAAGATACTATGGCTCGGCTGTATGAGCAGTGCTTGGTAACGATTGCCGAGTTGGAGAGTGAAATTTCTCGTGCCCAGGAGGATGCAAAACGATTAAACAATGAGATTGTAGTCAGTGGTGAAAAATTGAGAAGCGTGGAAGAACAGCGTGCTCTGCTGGAGAAATCGAATCAATCTCTACTAGTAGAGGCCGATAATCTGGTGCAGAAAATAGCGATTAAGGATCGTGAACTTTCGGAGAAGCAAAACGATTTGGAGAAACTTCAGACATCATTGCAAGACGAGCATTTACGATTTGTGCAAGTCGAGGCTACACTGCAAACTTTACAAATGTTGAATTCGCAATCTCAAGAGGAGCAGCGAGTTTTGACATCGGAGCTCTTGAATAAGCTTCAAAAGTTAAACGAGTTGGAAGCAAGCAACCAAAAATTGGAGGTAGAAATTGATCAAGTGCAGGGTGAAAACCGGAGCCTCAATGAATTAAACAGTTCTGCCACTGTTTCGATGAAGAATTTAGAAGATGAAATTCTCGGCTTGAAGGAACTGAAAGAAAAACTTGAAAGTGAGGTTGCAGTACAAATGGAACGAAGTAATATCCTCCAGCAAGAAGTTGACAAattgaaggatgaaattgagGTCTTGAGTAGTGCATACCAGGCATTAATTCAACAGCTGCTGTCTTCAGGTTTAAATCCTGAATGTCTTGAACTGTCAGTGAAGGAATTACGAGAGGAGAACTCGAAACTGAAGGAAGAATTCAGCAAGCAAAGAGGGGAGGCCGAAGTTCTTTACAAGAAACTGAGAAGCATGGATAATCTTTTGGAGAAGAATGCTGTTTTGAGAAGTTCAGTGTCGGAATTGAATGGCAAATTGGAAGGGTCGAGGGAGCTTGTTGGGGAATTACGGAAGTCCAGTGAGTTTCTTTGGGGAGAAAAATCTTCACTTGCCGCtgagaaatcggttcttctttctCAGTTACAGAAGATGACTGAGAATATGCAGACGCTCTTTGAGAAAAACAGATCGTTGGAAAGTTCCCTTTCTGGTGCTAATATCGAGCTTGAAGGCTTGAGATCAAAGTCAAAGACCTTAGAAGAATTCTGCCAGTATC AAAACGAGAAATCCGTTCTTGCAGGTGAAAGAGACAGCCTGATCTTGAAGCTCGAGGATGTTGAAAAGAGGCTATGCATCCTTGAACTCCGATTCGATAAACTGGAGGAAAAATATTCTGACCTGGAGAAGGAGAAAGATTTGACACTCTGTCAGGTAGAGGAACTACGGGATTCCCTCGGTGCGGAACAACAAGAGCGTGCCTGTTATGTGCAGTCAAGTGAATCACGGTTAGTGGATCTCGAAAACCATGTCCATTTACTACAAGAAGAAAGTAGGTTCCGGAGAAAAGAGTTCGAAGAAGAAATTGATAAAGCTGTCAAGACTCAGGTCGAGATCTTCATCTTCCAAAAGATCATAAAAGATCTCGAGGAAAAAAACTTGTCTTTGTTGATTGAATGTCAGAAACATGTCGAGGCGTCCAAATTGTCGGATAAACTAATTAGGGAGTTGGAGAGTGAAAATCTTGAGCAGCAGATAGAAGGTGAATTCCTATTGGATGAAATCGAGAAACTAAGATCTgggatttatttaattttccgaGCTCTTGAGTTTGATCCTGTTAACAAACATCGGGATGTAGTTGAATCAGATCAAGTTCCTCTTTCATGCATTCTGGATAATGTTGAAGACATAAAGAGTTCACTATCGAGAAACCAGGAAGAGAAGCAACGACTGGTAGTTGAGAACTCAGTGCTGTTAACTTTAATCGGACAACTTAAATTCGAGGGCGGCGAACTTGAGTCTGAGAACCGAGCCCTTGAGTATAAGTTCGAGATTGTGGAAAAGCAGAATGCGATGCTGCAGAAAGACAAGCGGGAGCTTCAAGAGATGAACCAGCAGTTGATGTTGGAAGTGCGTGACGGAAAGATTGAGAAAGAAATATTAAACGCGGAATTGGAGAGTGAACGTGGAAAGTTGAAGAGCATGCACGGAGCTTGCTTGTTATTAGAGGAGGAAAATTCCAAGCAGCTCGAAGAAAACAGACTTTTGCTCGAGAAATTCTCGGACCTCAAAGAGGATATGCGTGTTCTTGAAGATGAGAACAGTGTTGCCCTACAAGAAGTGGTAGCCCTTAGTAGTCTCTCTCTCATTTTAGAGACCTTTGGTGCCGAAAAAGCCGTTGAAATCAAGAAATTGGAGAAGACGTTGAACAAGAAAGAAGCTGAAATCTCAGAATTGAGTGAAACTGTTGAGAAGTTACGCAATGGACTAAATGGTGTCAAAGATTTGAACGACCAATTAAATTATCAAGTCGTTATCAGAAGTGATTTGCTAAAACAGAAGACCATCGAGCTTTCAGAAGCAGATGAAAAGCTTCAGGCCACACATAACTTGAATGCGGAACTGTACCAGACTCTCGAGGAACTGAAGAGGGAATATGAAGAATCTAAACAGATTAGAGAAAACTTAGAGAGGCAGATTGTTGAACTATCGGAAGATAACAAAGAACAGAAAATGGAAATCGAACACCTTCGTGAAGCAAATGACAATTTGGGTTCCAAAGTTGTTACATTACACAAGGAAATCGAAGAAAAAAAGATTTATGGACAAAACCTGAGTCTAGAGCTACAAGAAAAAAGCAATGAGTTCGAGCTGTGGGAAGCTGAGGCTGCATCATTTTACTTTGATTTCCAAGCTTCTGCCGTTTGTGAAGTTCTACTCGAAAATAAGGTACACGAGCTTACTGAAGTTTGTGAGACACTCGAAGAAGAAAGTGCTGTAAAGAGTGCACAAATAGGACAGATGAAGGAAAGGGTTGAGTTCTTGGAAAGTGAAATTGGAGGGTTGAAGGTCTCGATGTCTGCCTATGTTCCGGTCATAGCTTCACTGAAAGATAGTATAATATCCCTTGAGCAAACTGCCCTTCTTCAGCCAAAGCTTTGTGTTCCAAATGGTGACGAAGATAAG GATGTAGAAATGGTTGATGAACTTTATGTGGTGAGCTCGGAGAAACTCGAAGAAGGACAAAGTGCGTTTTTGACATCTGGGATTTCAGACTTGCAGGAGATGTGCACTAAGGTTAAAGCAGTCGAAAAAGCTCTGGTGCAAGAGATGAATAGGCTTGTGAAGCGGAAAAGTAACAAGAACAGCCACGAGATTGATGCTTCATCTAAAGCCATTAACCCCTCTAATTCAGAAATGAAGAAAGGTATGCAAGTTGGTGAAGAGGTTGCTCGAAAACTCAAGTCGAAGAAGATGAAACCTGAAATTTCTGAATTGAGAAATGGGATATTGTTGAAAGATATTCCCCTGGATCATGTCTCTGATTCTTCATTATACAGAGGGAGCAAGAGTAAGAGAGAGACCAGCACAGCTGATGATCAAATGCTTGAACTATGGGAGTCTGCTGAGCATGAATGTGGTGTTGATTCAAAAATCAATGACATGCAAGAACGGGTGTTTGTACCGGGGGAGATCATTGCCTGTCATCAGTCCAGTGATCTAGAACCTGAAAACGAGAGTTCTTTGGGAGCATTGGTGGAGAAAGAGTTGAGCATTGATAAGTTAGAGATATCTACCAGCATTAGAGAACCAAAGAAACGAGCTAAAAACCGAAAGGTCTTAGACAGACTTGCTTCTGATGCTCATAAATTGATGGCTCTTCAAACCTCTGTCAAACAACTGAAAAAGAGAATGGAAATCAAGAAGAGGAAGAAGGCGTTCGATTTAGAATACGGACAAGTCAAAGAACAATTGCAAGAGGTGGAGGATGCAATCAAGGAGTTGTGCAACGTCAATGGTGAATTGACCAAGGATGTCGAAGGGAGTTCTTCATCTTTAGACGGGACAAACTCAAAGGAATTGGAAGGACCTGGAAAGAGCAACTTGAAAAAGGTACGTGAGCAGGCAACAAAAGGGTCTGAAAAGATCGGAAGGTTGCAGTTCGAGGTGCAGAGCATCGAGTACGTTATGCTGAAACTAGAAGATGAAAGGAAGAACAAAGGGAAAACCCGAACCGGTGTCCTCTTAAGGGACTTTATCTACAACGGTGGAAGACGGAGTGGAAGACGAAAGAAGGGTTGTTTTTGTGGGTGTGCAAGACCTTCTTCCAGTATAGACTGA
- the LOC107929076 gene encoding 40S ribosomal protein S3a codes for MAVGKNKRISKGKKGGKKKAADPFAKKDWYDIKAPSVFTTRNVGKTLVSRTQGTKIASEGLKHRVFEVFLADLQGGDEDHAYRKIRLRAEDVQGKNVLTNFWGMNFTTDRLRSLVRKWQTLIEAHVDVKTTDNYTLRLFCIGFTKRRPNQVKRTCYAQSSQIRQIRRKMREIMTSQATSCDLKELVQKFIPEVIGKEIEKATSSIYPLQNVFIRKVKILKAPKFDLGKLMEVHGDYSEDVGVKLERPADETMAEAPAEVVGA; via the exons ATGGCCGTCGG GAAGAACAAGAGGATTTCCAAGGGAAAGAAGGGAGGAAAGAAGAAGGC agcGGATCCTTTTGCTAAGAAGGATTGGTACGATATCAAGGCTCCTTCAGTTTTCACTACCAGAAATGTGGGGAAAACTCTCGTCTCCCGTACTCAGGGTACCAAG ATTGCTTCTGAAGGACTCAAACACCGTGTGTTTGAGGTTTTCCTTGCTGATCTTCAAGGTGGTGATGAGGATCATGCTTACAGAAAGATTCGTTTGAGAGCTGAAGATGTTCAAGGAAAAAATGTTTTGACCAACTTTTGG GGAATGAATTTTACAACTGACAGGCTGAGGTCTTTGGTCCGTAAATGGCAAACCCTGATTGAAGCTCATGTTGATGTGAAGACAACTGACAATTACACTTTGAGATTGTTCTGCATTGGATTCACTAAGAGACGCCCGAACCAGGTTAAAAGGACTTGTTATGCTCAGTCCAGCCAGATTAGACAG ATACGCCGAAAGATGAGGGAAATAATGACTTCCCAGGCAACATCTTGTGATTTGAAGGAACTGGTTCAAAAGTTCATCCCCGAGGTGATTGGAAAAGAAATCGAGAAGGCAACATCTAGCATCTATCCTTTGCAGAATGTGTTTATTCGTAAGGTCAAAATCTTGAAGGCTCCCAAGTTTGATCTCGGGAAGTTGATGGAG GTTCATGGTGACTACTCAGAGGATGTTGGTGTGAAACTAGAGAGGCCTGCTGATGAGACAATGGCTGAGGCTCCTGCAGAGGTTGTTGGAGCTTGA
- the LOC107929019 gene encoding protein IQ-DOMAIN 1, producing MGKTAKWLKSLLTGKKDKSRNISNNQNSSVVPENPTTTVSIPLPPTTPKEKRRWSFRRSSASATPVRELNSVEQVVTPSPPPPPAPPVVTDVIRVSGSADDEKVDAGEEAAAKMIQAVFRSYLARKALKALKGIVKLQALVRGHLVRRQASVTLKCMQALVTAQARARARAQRIRMVEDSRPASRRQSPHRRSTTPDQRLRHGYHEIDSGVEENIKIVEIDHGDSKASLQSRNSYSMEHRFSNPQASPVTSSYLADQISPGACSGHFEDHFFTVAQSSPHYAESETFEYSFCPNYMANTESSRAKARSQSAPKSRPDSIERQPSGRRRSSTEGRNHVPKAMKMKRSSSHVGAAEKNSQYQYQYQYPWSIKLDRSSVSLIDSECGSTSTVLTNTNYCRSHFGYDVRV from the exons ATGGGGAAGACAGCGAAATGGTTGAAAAGCCTGTTGACTGGTAAGAAAGACAAAAGTAGAAACATAAGTAATAATCAGAATTCTTCAGTTGTCCCTGAGAATCCAACGACGACCGTTTCGATCCCACTGCCACCGACAACTCCTAAAGAGAAACGACGATGGAGTTTCCGGAGATCTTCGGCTTCAGCGACGCCTGTTAGGGAGTTGAATTCTGTAGAACAAGTGGTTACCCCTTCACCTCCACCACCACCGGCTCCGCCGGTTGTGACGGATGTGATCCGGGTAAGTGGTAGTGCTGACGATGAGAAAGTTGATGCAGGTGAAGAGGCCGCTGCTAAGATGATTCAAGCTGTGTTTCGATCTTACCTG GCAAGGAAAGCTTTGAAAGCGTTGAAAGGGATAGTGAAGTTACAGGCACTGGTAAGAGGTCACTTGGTGAGAAGACAAGCTAGTGTTACTCTTAAATGCATGCAGGCTTTGGTTACCGCACAAGCTCGAGCTCGAGCTCGAGCTCAGAGGATTCGGATGGTTGAAGATTCCAGGCCTGCTAGCCGAAGACAATCGCCCCATAGAAGGTCCACAACACCAGATCAGCGGCTCCGGCATGGATATCAT GAGATTGATAGTGGAGTGGAGGAAAACATTAAGATTGTAGAGATAGATCATGGTGATTCAAAGGCAAGTTTGCAGAGTAGAAACAGCTATTCAATGGAACACAGATTCTCAAATCCTCAGGCATCACCGGTAACATCATCATATTTGGCTGATCAAATAAGCCCCGGTGCTTGCAGTGGTCATTTCGAAGACCATTTTTTCACCGTAGCACAAAGCAGTCCCCATTATGCAGAATCCGAGACATTTGAGTACTCGTTCTGCCCCAATTACATGGCCAACACCGAATCATCAAGAGCCAAAGCCAGGTCACAAAGTGCGCCCAAGTCGAGACCGGATTCGATCGAGAGACAACCTAGCGGCCGGCGGAGATCGTCTACTGAAGGCCGGAATCATGTCCCAAAGGCAATGAAAATGAAGCGGTCGTCTTCACATGTCGGAGCTGCCGAAAAGAACTCCCAGtaccagtatcagtatcagtaccCTTGGTCCATCAAACTCGATAGATCATCGGTTTCACTTATAGACAGTGAGTGCGGTTCCACCAGTACGGTATTGACAAACACCAACTACTGCAGATCCCATTTCGGGTACGATGTAAGAGTATGA